From Acinetobacter sp. ASP199, the proteins below share one genomic window:
- a CDS encoding PhoX family phosphatase yields the protein MTYQTPYHEDQELDNNNSNNMHFRDILEQCISRRSLIKKTASGAAALALASSLTACSDDGDDENKPTPPADNNARPEKLSFSPVKKNLDDWVTVPEGYTATVLYAMGDSIHPAYPDWNDNDSEFPSGLSFQFRAGDCHDGMSYFGLSTKTGRYEENASEHGLLVMNHEYINQTFLHPQGPTKVDGRRPEDEVIREVNAHGVSIVHIKKNTETQAVEIVKSSPFNRRITPSTVMDFAGPVTSSTLVHTAFSPNGHQTRGTHNNCGNGYTPWGTYLTAEENFIGYFQRSGTDQYADRSEAEKTALKRYGLGLDISYQTEKNVDGTVKRDEKGSIIYVEDADGEKIPERDEQDRIVYLDKSSRYGWETAQARVGSKDMYDRWSANVTEAAASEDYRNAPNTFGWIVEIDPFDNSANPVKRTALGRFAHEDCRASRAIEGEQFAFYMGDDSRGEYIYKFVSDAKWDPKDINTGYRAGDKYMNKGKFYVAKFNADGTGQWIELAHGKNGLTEQNTVYPFNSDADVLTFARLAGDAVGATKMDRPEWVAVNPENGEVYVTLTNNSHRGNNAAQPVDAANPRNYSDPEGGKGNVNGHIIRFKEENTASENFEWDIYLFGAEAKMAPNINLSGLNDNNDLSSPDGMWFDPRGVLWIQTDDGAYTDTTNCMMLAALPGQVGDGGPATTSNGQATIAGAQVTDENLRRFLTGPKECEITGVTMTPDYKAIFINVQHPGEDSKTFDAPTSNWPASQSDRSNKTARPRSATVVITRNDGGVIAG from the coding sequence ATGACATACCAGACACCCTATCACGAAGATCAAGAGCTAGATAATAACAACTCAAATAACATGCACTTTCGTGATATTTTAGAACAGTGTATTTCTCGTCGTAGCTTAATTAAAAAAACAGCAAGTGGCGCTGCAGCATTAGCTTTGGCTTCTAGCCTGACGGCGTGTAGCGATGACGGGGACGATGAGAACAAGCCAACCCCTCCAGCAGACAACAATGCTCGCCCAGAAAAATTAAGTTTTAGCCCAGTGAAGAAAAACCTGGACGACTGGGTTACGGTTCCAGAAGGCTATACAGCCACTGTCCTATACGCCATGGGTGATTCGATTCATCCTGCCTACCCTGACTGGAATGATAATGATAGCGAGTTTCCATCGGGGCTAAGCTTTCAGTTCCGTGCGGGTGACTGCCACGATGGTATGAGTTATTTTGGTTTAAGCACTAAAACCGGCCGTTATGAAGAGAATGCATCGGAACATGGCTTACTTGTTATGAACCATGAATATATCAATCAAACTTTTTTACATCCTCAAGGACCAACAAAAGTTGATGGTCGTCGTCCAGAAGATGAAGTCATCCGTGAAGTGAATGCGCATGGTGTTTCAATTGTGCATATTAAGAAAAATACCGAAACTCAAGCAGTAGAAATCGTTAAATCATCACCATTTAACCGCCGTATTACTCCTTCAACAGTCATGGATTTTGCTGGGCCGGTGACAAGCTCTACATTAGTCCACACGGCTTTCTCTCCTAACGGTCATCAAACCCGTGGTACACACAATAACTGTGGTAATGGCTATACACCATGGGGTACATATTTAACTGCCGAAGAAAACTTTATTGGTTATTTCCAGCGTTCAGGTACAGACCAATATGCAGACCGTAGTGAAGCTGAGAAAACCGCACTTAAACGTTATGGCTTAGGCTTAGATATTTCTTATCAAACTGAAAAAAATGTCGATGGTACAGTTAAACGTGATGAGAAAGGCAGCATCATTTATGTTGAGGATGCTGACGGTGAAAAAATTCCGGAACGCGATGAACAAGACCGTATTGTTTATTTAGATAAATCTTCACGTTATGGGTGGGAAACTGCTCAGGCTAGAGTTGGATCAAAAGATATGTATGACCGCTGGTCAGCTAACGTTACTGAAGCCGCTGCAAGTGAAGACTATCGTAATGCACCAAATACCTTTGGCTGGATTGTTGAAATTGACCCATTTGATAACAGTGCAAATCCGGTAAAACGTACTGCACTGGGCCGTTTTGCTCACGAAGACTGTCGTGCTAGCCGTGCGATTGAAGGTGAACAGTTTGCCTTCTACATGGGCGATGACTCACGTGGTGAATACATTTACAAATTTGTCTCTGATGCAAAATGGGATCCAAAAGATATCAATACCGGCTACCGTGCTGGTGACAAATACATGAATAAAGGTAAGTTCTATGTGGCCAAGTTCAATGCAGATGGAACTGGTCAATGGATTGAACTTGCTCACGGTAAAAATGGTTTAACTGAACAAAATACCGTATATCCATTTAACTCTGATGCGGACGTATTAACTTTTGCACGTTTGGCAGGCGATGCTGTTGGTGCAACGAAGATGGACCGCCCTGAATGGGTCGCCGTTAACCCGGAGAATGGTGAGGTCTACGTCACCCTGACCAATAACAGTCATCGTGGTAATAATGCGGCACAACCTGTTGATGCTGCCAACCCACGTAATTACTCAGATCCTGAAGGTGGTAAAGGTAATGTGAATGGCCATATTATTCGCTTTAAGGAAGAAAATACCGCATCAGAAAACTTTGAATGGGATATTTACCTATTCGGTGCTGAAGCCAAAATGGCACCGAATATCAATCTCTCAGGTTTAAATGATAATAATGACCTATCTTCACCAGATGGTATGTGGTTTGATCCTCGTGGCGTACTCTGGATTCAGACTGACGACGGCGCTTATACAGATACCACTAACTGTATGATGCTGGCTGCCCTGCCTGGACAAGTAGGTGATGGTGGTCCAGCAACAACTTCTAATGGTCAAGCGACGATTGCGGGTGCCCAAGTAACCGATGAAAATTTACGTCGCTTCCTGACTGGTCCAAAAGAGTGTGAAATTACAGGTGTGACCATGACACCGGACTATAAAGCCATTTTCATCAATGTACAGCATCCGGGTGAAGATTCTAAAACCTTTGATGCTCCAACCAGTAACTGGCCTGCAAGTCAATCAGATCGTTCGAACAAGACCGCACGTCCACGTTCAGCAACTGTTGTGATTACGCGCAATGATGGCGGCGTTATAGCCGGTTAA
- a CDS encoding SDR family NAD(P)-dependent oxidoreductase: protein MRNLTATIMDATSGIGQAIAKVLGQNGVNLVLVGQNQHILQRVHDNLAQCYPQLQLDLIHCNFADLQSREELVKAIVALNRPIHYYINNISISDFKLFAQQPPESMEQMMLVNAVYPMQLIQKILPLMSTHPSGQIINMGSTFGSIGYPGYAGYCASQFALRGATEALAREYSKSSIRFRYFSLRVTETNIHHSNAIEMNIRLGKKIDCPEFVAEELYRFLHTDCQSYQIGYPEKISIAVNQIFPDLLSASINRDLATICECAEKVASF from the coding sequence ATGCGTAATTTAACTGCAACAATTATGGATGCTACTTCTGGTATTGGTCAGGCTATTGCAAAGGTTCTAGGCCAGAATGGGGTCAATCTGGTGCTTGTTGGGCAGAATCAACATATTCTACAAAGAGTACATGACAATTTAGCCCAATGTTACCCACAGCTACAACTGGATTTAATTCATTGTAACTTTGCCGATCTGCAAAGCAGGGAAGAGCTGGTTAAAGCTATTGTTGCGCTAAATAGACCCATTCACTACTACATTAATAACATCAGTATCAGTGATTTCAAGCTCTTTGCACAGCAGCCACCAGAAAGCATGGAACAAATGATGCTAGTCAATGCAGTTTATCCCATGCAACTGATACAAAAGATCCTGCCATTGATGTCTACTCATCCATCTGGCCAGATCATTAATATGGGTTCAACCTTTGGCAGTATCGGCTATCCAGGATATGCAGGTTATTGTGCCAGTCAATTTGCCCTGCGTGGTGCGACCGAAGCATTAGCCCGTGAATACAGCAAAAGCTCGATCAGATTTAGATATTTTTCACTACGGGTGACCGAAACCAATATTCATCATTCAAATGCAATAGAAATGAATATAAGACTGGGAAAAAAGATTGACTGTCCAGAATTCGTTGCGGAAGAACTATATCGGTTTCTACATACTGATTGTCAGTCGTATCAAATAGGCTATCCTGAAAAAATCTCGATAGCTGTTAACCAGATTTTTCCAGACCTACTCTCAGCATCAATTAATAGAGATTTAGCAACGATTTGTGAATGTGCAGAAAAAGTTGCTAGTTTCTAA
- a CDS encoding diacylglycerol kinase, whose amino-acid sequence MSSYRSPYKGNSGIQRILNATRYSVAGFKTAFQNEATFRQILLINLILVPLSFVMPVNRLEQTLMVAVCLLARIVELLNSAIEAVVDRISMEQHELSKNAKDMGSAAQFVALSLITVTWGIILAGHSI is encoded by the coding sequence ATGTCTTCCTACCGTTCACCCTATAAAGGCAACTCGGGAATACAGCGTATTCTGAATGCGACCCGTTATTCCGTGGCCGGCTTTAAAACAGCCTTTCAAAATGAAGCGACCTTCCGGCAAATCCTGCTCATCAACCTGATTTTGGTTCCTCTGAGCTTTGTCATGCCAGTGAATCGACTGGAACAAACGCTGATGGTCGCCGTATGCCTGCTGGCGCGAATCGTTGAATTACTTAACTCGGCGATTGAGGCGGTGGTAGACCGTATTTCCATGGAGCAGCATGAACTGTCTAAAAATGCCAAGGACATGGGCAGTGCTGCCCAGTTTGTAGCACTCAGTCTAATAACCGTGACCTGGGGCATCATTTTGGCTGGTCATTCGATTTGA
- a CDS encoding phosphatase PAP2 family protein: MITDRSRFLLTQTLLLIFSFFVLLNFFDIGGVLDLQLIYPFIDDHGQFPLRQHWALAELNHRYVKDILILVYITLLLGWLVSLKWQNWHMRRWEFGYFFSMVVLTTASIGILKFQSAHACPWDMTIPTHNGILWDFSATDGHCFPGGHASSGFALIAGYFVYRMSNRNRAYFFLIAAVILGLAMGWAQMMRGAHFLSHNLWTGWIIWCLNVIGYTLFSHKLPIEKVVP; the protein is encoded by the coding sequence ATGATCACTGACCGTTCCCGGTTTTTATTGACTCAAACCTTACTTTTGATATTTAGTTTTTTTGTTCTTTTGAATTTCTTTGATATTGGAGGAGTGCTTGATTTACAGCTTATCTATCCCTTTATAGATGACCATGGTCAATTCCCCCTGCGACAACACTGGGCGCTGGCAGAGCTTAATCACCGCTATGTGAAAGATATACTGATTCTGGTGTATATCACTTTATTGCTGGGCTGGTTGGTATCACTGAAATGGCAGAACTGGCATATGCGGCGCTGGGAATTTGGCTATTTCTTTAGCATGGTGGTACTGACTACGGCTTCGATCGGAATTTTAAAATTCCAGTCGGCTCATGCCTGTCCGTGGGATATGACTATACCTACCCATAACGGGATTTTGTGGGATTTTAGTGCCACTGATGGACACTGTTTTCCTGGAGGACATGCATCTAGCGGTTTTGCCTTGATAGCTGGCTATTTTGTTTATCGCATGTCTAACCGCAATCGTGCTTATTTTTTTCTGATCGCTGCAGTAATCTTAGGGTTGGCCATGGGGTGGGCACAAATGATGCGTGGAGCACATTTCCTTAGTCATAATTTATGGACTGGCTGGATTATCTGGTGCCTGAATGTTATCGGCTATACGCTGTTTAGCCATAAATTGCCGATAGAAAAGGTGGTTCCTTAG
- a CDS encoding ATP-binding protein, which produces MQKRYSLQKRLVIYISLLSLVLGCVLIFAAYRIALEEINEVLDKQMQSLAERIAENHPQPLQSQIDLAKQYSEEDLFVDIWSYTDTATSLHPQDVLVAPVRKAGFYKHQTPYGTWLTYIIPGKQLQIQVSQQQNVRQELALELAANMFLPYVLFLPFAVFGLGWMIRKNFQPLNDFKTELASRKAQDLKPIAMKDYPLELEPTIQEMNHLFGRISQAQQEQRQFVADSAHELRTPLTALNLQLQILLQQFPQSESIHNLSQGILRMQHLINQLLSLAKQDVTEGLSEPVQLLSLNQMTVTCIEELIQLALQKEIDLGVEQQELLIQGQASALHSIIYNLIDNAIKYSPTDGVINVSIFQQGQQAVLQIEDSGAGIDPAQFAQIRQRFYRIHNHAEIGSGLGLSIVDKATERLSGTLEFSRSINLGGLCVQVKFPLGEA; this is translated from the coding sequence ATGCAAAAACGTTATTCCTTGCAAAAACGTCTGGTTATTTATATTTCATTACTTAGCTTGGTATTAGGCTGTGTGCTGATCTTTGCAGCATACCGGATTGCACTCGAAGAAATTAATGAAGTACTGGATAAACAGATGCAAAGTCTGGCAGAGCGTATTGCAGAAAATCATCCACAGCCCCTGCAAAGTCAAATCGATCTGGCAAAACAATACAGTGAAGAAGATTTATTTGTAGATATCTGGTCCTATACAGATACAGCCACTTCCTTGCATCCACAGGATGTTCTGGTGGCACCGGTCAGGAAAGCAGGTTTCTATAAGCATCAAACGCCGTATGGAACCTGGTTAACTTACATTATTCCTGGTAAGCAATTACAGATTCAGGTGAGCCAGCAGCAAAATGTCCGGCAGGAACTGGCGCTGGAACTGGCAGCCAATATGTTTCTTCCCTATGTGCTTTTTTTACCTTTTGCAGTATTTGGCTTAGGTTGGATGATTCGTAAAAACTTTCAGCCCCTTAATGATTTTAAAACTGAATTGGCCAGTCGCAAGGCACAAGACTTAAAGCCAATTGCAATGAAAGATTATCCCCTAGAGCTGGAACCGACCATTCAGGAAATGAATCACCTGTTCGGTCGAATTTCCCAGGCCCAACAGGAACAACGTCAATTTGTAGCGGATTCTGCACATGAATTACGCACGCCACTGACGGCCTTGAATTTACAGCTACAAATTTTGCTACAGCAGTTCCCTCAGAGTGAGTCTATCCATAATTTGAGTCAAGGCATTTTGCGTATGCAGCATCTGATCAACCAGTTATTAAGTCTGGCCAAACAGGATGTGACCGAAGGTTTAAGCGAACCTGTTCAATTGCTATCACTGAATCAAATGACAGTCACCTGTATCGAAGAGCTGATTCAACTAGCGCTACAAAAAGAGATTGATTTAGGGGTAGAGCAGCAGGAACTGTTGATTCAGGGCCAAGCTTCAGCCTTGCACTCGATTATTTATAATTTAATTGATAATGCGATTAAATATAGTCCGACGGATGGCGTAATTAACGTATCGATTTTCCAGCAAGGCCAGCAGGCAGTTTTACAGATTGAAGACAGCGGGGCAGGGATAGATCCTGCTCAATTCGCTCAGATCCGGCAACGCTTCTACCGGATACATAACCATGCAGAAATTGGCAGCGGTTTGGGTTTATCCATTGTAGATAAAGCTACCGAGCGCTTGAGTGGAACACTGGAATTTTCGCGAAGTATTAATCTGGGCGGCCTGTGTGTACAAGTCAAGTTTCCTTTAGGCGAAGCCTAA
- a CDS encoding response regulator transcription factor, translating to MHKILIIEDDFMIAESTETLLKLHQFGVCWVNNGIEGLKQLQQQVYDIVLLDLGLPMMDGMLVLKNIRQKFPNLPVLIISARDQLQNRVEGLNQGADDYLIKPYEFDELLARIHALIRRSGLKTTGIDTNKKLSHSGLELDLEQHIACFNGEPIELSNREWSILTALLMHPSKIFSKNDLEDKLYDFDSDVSSNTVEVYIHHLRAKLGKDFIRTIRGLGYRLG from the coding sequence ATGCATAAAATACTGATTATTGAAGATGACTTTATGATTGCCGAGTCAACTGAAACATTACTCAAGCTGCATCAGTTTGGGGTGTGCTGGGTCAATAATGGGATTGAGGGTTTAAAACAGTTACAGCAGCAGGTCTACGATATTGTCCTGCTTGATTTAGGCTTGCCGATGATGGATGGCATGCTGGTGCTAAAAAATATCCGGCAAAAGTTTCCGAATTTACCGGTACTGATTATCTCCGCCAGGGATCAGTTACAAAACCGGGTAGAGGGGCTGAATCAGGGAGCAGATGATTACTTGATTAAACCCTATGAATTTGACGAGTTGCTGGCCCGTATTCATGCCTTAATACGCCGTAGTGGTTTAAAAACTACCGGGATAGATACGAATAAGAAATTATCACACAGTGGACTGGAACTGGACCTGGAACAGCACATCGCATGCTTTAATGGTGAACCAATTGAGTTGTCTAATCGGGAATGGTCTATTCTCACTGCACTCCTCATGCATCCTAGCAAAATTTTTTCTAAAAACGATTTAGAAGACAAGCTTTATGACTTTGATAGTGATGTCAGCAGTAATACGGTGGAAGTCTATATCCATCATCTGCGAGCAAAACTAGGAAAAGATTTCATCCGTACCATACGTGGGCTAGGGTATCGATTAGGATGA
- a CDS encoding phosphoethanolamine--lipid A transferase codes for MLKLFSHSSFLSQRPKKSISLSGFNMLLAIWLGLILNFAFYQKIHEFTPYSNLKAGLLLVATALIIIAFYNLVLQWLNWTWNAKILASVLIILGGFSAYFVNSLGVVITPDQIQNMLQTDAREVRDLWSMRLVIWTLVFVIFPLCVVWILQIQPASLGHQLVHKSLSSVLSAGLILGLLYCFYVDYAAIFREHRDLKGMLSPQNSIASTLSYYKKKAPKANLPLVVFGEDAHLLQQAQMQEHPKLMVLVVGETARAESFALNGYARNTNPELSKLAVINFNQVSSCGTATAVSVPCMFSGMSRETYDEQLASHREGLLDIAQRAGYQVTWIDNNSGCKGACDRVQQYQIPVQLKQKWCDAGGECFDEILVDSLKDYLAHLDKNNPKPQLIVLHQMGSHGPAYFKRSKAPYQPFQPTCKTNAIQGCSTEELKNSYDNSIVYTDHVLAQIIETLKQQTQYQTGFWYLSDHGESTGEHGLYLHGAPYSMAPTQQTHVPMLMWFSDTWQQYNARQLSCLKTQTGQARNHDHLFPSLLSMLDIKTQVTEAKNDMLAQCSSSLKNRA; via the coding sequence ATGCTGAAGCTGTTTTCCCATTCGTCTTTTTTAAGTCAGCGACCTAAAAAGTCGATCAGTCTTTCAGGCTTCAACATGTTGTTGGCTATTTGGCTGGGATTGATCCTAAACTTTGCTTTCTATCAGAAAATCCATGAATTTACGCCTTATAGCAATCTAAAAGCAGGTCTATTACTGGTCGCCACGGCACTGATCATTATTGCGTTTTACAATCTGGTATTACAGTGGCTGAACTGGACATGGAATGCCAAAATACTGGCCAGTGTCCTAATCATTCTGGGTGGCTTTAGTGCTTATTTTGTCAATAGTCTGGGGGTCGTTATTACGCCTGACCAGATCCAGAATATGCTGCAAACCGATGCCCGTGAAGTTCGAGATCTCTGGTCAATGCGACTGGTTATCTGGACATTGGTATTTGTAATTTTTCCCCTCTGCGTTGTGTGGATACTTCAAATTCAGCCTGCATCGCTTGGACATCAGCTGGTGCATAAGAGTCTGAGCAGTGTGCTCTCAGCTGGCTTGATTCTGGGATTGTTATACTGTTTTTATGTCGATTATGCAGCGATCTTCCGAGAGCATCGCGATCTGAAAGGCATGCTTTCACCACAAAACAGCATTGCATCTACTTTGTCTTATTATAAAAAGAAAGCACCTAAAGCAAATTTACCTTTGGTGGTTTTCGGCGAAGATGCCCATCTGCTACAGCAGGCCCAAATGCAGGAGCATCCTAAATTGATGGTGCTGGTTGTTGGAGAAACTGCACGTGCCGAGAGTTTTGCCTTAAATGGCTATGCGCGCAATACCAATCCTGAACTGAGCAAGTTAGCGGTGATTAATTTCAATCAGGTCAGCTCTTGTGGAACTGCAACAGCCGTTTCAGTCCCTTGTATGTTTTCTGGCATGTCACGTGAAACCTATGATGAACAGCTCGCCAGCCACCGAGAAGGTTTGCTGGATATTGCGCAGCGGGCCGGTTATCAGGTGACCTGGATTGATAATAATTCGGGCTGTAAAGGTGCCTGTGACCGGGTACAGCAATACCAGATTCCGGTACAACTGAAACAGAAGTGGTGTGATGCTGGTGGTGAATGTTTTGATGAAATTCTGGTGGATAGCCTGAAAGATTATCTGGCGCATCTGGATAAAAATAACCCGAAACCACAATTAATTGTACTGCATCAGATGGGCAGTCATGGCCCCGCATATTTCAAGCGTTCCAAAGCGCCATATCAGCCATTTCAACCGACCTGTAAGACCAATGCCATTCAGGGCTGTAGTACAGAAGAATTAAAGAATAGCTATGATAATTCGATTGTATATACAGACCATGTTCTTGCCCAGATCATTGAAACTTTAAAGCAGCAGACTCAATATCAGACCGGTTTCTGGTACCTGTCTGATCATGGAGAATCCACCGGAGAGCATGGTTTATACCTGCACGGTGCACCTTATAGTATGGCACCGACCCAGCAAACCCATGTCCCGATGCTGATGTGGTTTTCCGATACCTGGCAACAGTACAATGCCCGGCAGCTAAGCTGTTTAAAAACACAGACCGGACAGGCACGCAATCACGATCATCTTTTCCCCAGCTTATTAAGTATGCTGGATATAAAAACGCAAGTGACTGAAGCTAAAAATGATATGCTTGCACAATGCTCATCATCATTAAAAAACAGAGCTTAA
- a CDS encoding VIT family protein — MSHSYHLEKHYFERAGWLRAAVLGANDGIISVTSLVVGMAASGASTNTLLVTCVAGLISGAASMAAGEYISVKSQQDIEKNDLEMEARELKRHPENELKELENIYIKRGLAPEVAQQVALQLTAHNALDAHARDEIGISEHTSAQPFRAAFSSATAFTVGSLFPLISILLLPEQYLAKGVMLVGVLSLGIMGAMASYTGGVSIWKGSARVMLWGIVAMLFSAWVGSLFNVTVA, encoded by the coding sequence GTGAGTCATTCTTATCATCTTGAAAAACATTATTTTGAACGGGCAGGTTGGTTGCGTGCAGCTGTACTGGGGGCAAATGACGGGATTATTTCTGTTACCAGTCTGGTGGTGGGGATGGCAGCCAGTGGTGCGTCCACAAATACCTTGTTGGTCACTTGTGTAGCCGGATTAATTTCCGGAGCTGCATCAATGGCTGCTGGAGAATATATCTCGGTCAAATCACAGCAGGACATTGAAAAAAATGATCTGGAGATGGAGGCTCGTGAGCTGAAACGTCACCCAGAAAATGAACTGAAAGAGTTGGAAAATATTTATATCAAGCGTGGTTTAGCCCCTGAGGTGGCACAACAAGTTGCCTTGCAGCTCACTGCACACAATGCTTTAGATGCACATGCCCGTGATGAAATTGGTATATCAGAACATACCTCCGCCCAGCCTTTTCGTGCGGCATTTTCTTCCGCCACCGCCTTTACCGTCGGTTCACTGTTTCCGTTAATCTCTATTTTGCTATTACCTGAACAATACCTCGCTAAAGGTGTGATGCTGGTCGGCGTATTAAGTCTTGGGATTATGGGTGCAATGGCAAGTTATACAGGCGGTGTAAGTATCTGGAAAGGTTCGGCTCGAGTCATGCTTTGGGGGATTGTTGCCATGTTATTTAGTGCATGGGTCGGTTCTTTGTTTAATGTTACAGTCGCTTAA
- a CDS encoding flavin reductase — MIEAKDFRNAMSLLTTAVNVITTQGVAGMHGFTASAVCSVTDTPPTLLVCMNQSSRSHEHFIKNKVLSVNVLSTQHEYISNAFASSKFSSEDRFKLGEWSTLETGAPILDDALVSFDCQIEDIQNVGTHSVFLCRVVAIQHSQQEESLVYFNRAYHQIGQLETA; from the coding sequence ATGATTGAAGCAAAAGACTTTAGAAATGCAATGTCCCTGCTAACCACGGCGGTGAATGTGATCACGACCCAAGGTGTAGCAGGTATGCATGGCTTTACCGCATCGGCCGTATGCAGTGTGACGGATACACCGCCGACACTTTTGGTCTGTATGAATCAATCCTCTCGTTCACATGAACATTTCATTAAAAATAAAGTACTCTCTGTCAATGTACTCAGCACGCAGCATGAATACATCTCCAATGCATTTGCCTCAAGTAAATTCAGCTCTGAAGATCGCTTCAAGCTCGGTGAATGGAGCACGCTTGAAACAGGTGCGCCGATTTTAGACGATGCATTAGTGAGCTTTGATTGCCAGATTGAAGACATTCAAAATGTTGGCACACACAGCGTTTTCTTATGTCGTGTTGTTGCCATTCAACACAGTCAGCAGGAAGAAAGCCTGGTGTATTTTAACCGGGCGTATCATCAGATCGGTCAATTAGAAACTGCTTAA